A single Falco naumanni isolate bFalNau1 chromosome 20, bFalNau1.pat, whole genome shotgun sequence DNA region contains:
- the UBAP2L gene encoding ubiquitin-associated protein 2-like isoform X7 — MMTSVGTNRARGNWEQTQTQSQTQHKQRPQATAEQIRLAQMISDHNDADFEEKVKQLIDITGKNQDECVIALHDCNGDVNRAINVLLEGNPDTHSWEMVGKKKGVSGQKESGQTEPSEESKENRERDRDFSRRRGGPPRRGRGASRGREFRGQENGLDGGKSGGSSGRGTERGRRGRGRGRGGSGRRGGRFSAQGMGTFNPADYAEPAGADENYGNSNNNTWNNTGSFEPDDGTRLDFIGGEGSNYPRKFDTAPGTIHPGAWRAATEEWGTEDWNEDLSETKIFTASNVSSVPLPAENVTITAGQRIDLAVLLGKTPSSMENESTNLESSQAPSLAQPLVFSNSKQSAISQPASGNSFSHHSMVSMLGKGFGDVGEAKGSSTTGSQFLEQFKTAQALAQLAAQHTQPGGSTTASSWDMGSTTQTSSLVQYDLKNPTDSSVHSPFTKRQAFTSTSTMIEVFMQEKQPVVTASTTMPAPPSSPLPSKTNPVPQMSPGSSDNQSSSPQPAQQKLKQQKKKASLTSKIPALAVEMPGSADISGLNLQFGALQFGSEPVLAEYESTPTTSAAVSQPQSSLYTSTASESSSTISSNQSQESGYQSGTIQTATFTSQNSAQGPLYEQRSTQTRRYPNSISSSPQKDLTQAKNGFSSVQPTPLQTAQAVEGATGPAVKSDSPSAPSIAPLNDGVSASSLLTTASQHSTALSSLSHSEELPSTTTAQLSSTLPTQQNSLSSSTSSGRTSTSTLLHTSVESEASLHSSASTFSTSSSTVSAAPPVVSVSSSLSSVSSLGLSLSSNSTVTASTRSSVATTSGKAPPNLPPGVPPLLPNPYIMAPGLLHAYPPQVYGYDDLQMLQTRFPLDYYSIPFPTPTTPLTGRDGSLSSNPYSGDLTKFGRGDASSPAPATTLAQPQQSQTQTHHTTQQTFLNPALPPGYSYTSLPYYTGVPGLPSTFQYGPAVFPVAPTSSKQHGVNVSVNASATPFQQPSGYGSHGYSTGVSVTSSNTGVPDISGSVYSKTQQSFEKQGFHTGTPAASFNLPSALGSGGPINPATAAAYPPTPFMHILTPHQQPHSQILHHHLQQDGQSGSGQRSQGSSIPQKSQANKSAYNSYSWGAN, encoded by the exons ATGATGACATCGGTGGGCACTAACCGAGCCCGGGGGAACTGGGagcagacacagacacagagccAGACACAGCACAAGCAGCGGCCGCAG GCCACTGCGGAACAGATTCGACTTGCACAGATGATTTCGGACCACAACGACGCTGACTTTGAGGAGAAGGTGAAACAA CTGATCGACATCACAGGCAAGAACCAGGATGAGTGTGTGATTGCTCTGCACGACTGCAATGGGGATGTTAACAGAGCCATCAACGTGCTGCTGGAGGGCAATCCGGACACG CATTCCTGGGAAATGGTCGGGAAGAAGAAGGGTGTCTCAGGACAGAAGGAGAGTGGACAGACAGAACCcagtgaagaaagcaaagaaaaccgGGAGAGGGATCGGGATTTCAGCAGACGACGTGGCGGGCCACCGAGGCGGGGGCGAGGTGCCAGCCGTGGAAGAGAGT ttCGGGGCCAGGAGAATGGACTAGACGGTGGTAAGAGCGGAGGATCCTCTGGAAGAGGCACAGAAAGAGGGAGGCGGGGACGTGGCCGAGGCCGAG GTGGCTCTGGAAGGCGAGGGGGAAGATTTTCTGCCCAGGGCATGGG AACTTTCAACCCCGCTGACTACGCTGAGCCGGCCGGCGCAGATGAGAACTATGGGAATAGCAACAACAACACATGGAACAACACTGGCAGCTTTGAGCCGGATGATGGCACAA gacTTGATTTCATTGGGGGTGAGGGGTCAAATTATCCCCGAAAATTTGACACTGCTCCTGGTACGATTCATCCAG GTGCGTGGAGGGCAGCGACGGAAGAATGGGGCACGGAGGACTGGAATGAAGAT CTGTCTGAGACAAAGATCTTCACCGCCTCCAATGTGTCTTCAGTGCCTCTGCCTGCCGAGAATGTGACAATCACAGCTGGACAGAG AATTGATCTTGCAGTCCTGCTAGGAAAGACTCCCTCTTCTATGGAGAATGAGTCAACAAACCTGGAGTCGTCCCAGGCTCCTTCCCTGGCCCAGCCACTGGTGTTCAGCAATTCCAAGCAGAGTGCTATATCCCAACCTGCCTCTGGTAACTCCTTCTCTCACCACAGCATG GTGAGCATGCTGGGGAAAGGGTTTGGAGACGTCGGGGAGGCCAAAGGCAGCAGTACCACAGGTTCCCAGTTCCTGGAGCAGTTCAAGACAGCCCAGGCTCTGGCTCAGCTGGCTGCTCAGCACACCCAGCCTGGCGGGAGCACCACTGCTTCGTCTTGGGACATGGGATCCACTACGCAGACCTCGTCTCTTGTGCAGTATG ATCTCAAGAATCCAACAGACTCTTCGGTGCATAGTCCCTTCACCAAGCGTCAAGCCTTCACGTCAACTTCGACCATGATAGAAGTGTTCAtgcaggagaagcagcctgTGGTGACCGCCTCCACAACCATGCCGGCACCCCCTTCCTCGCCGCTGCCCAGCAAAACCAATCCTGTTCCCCAGATGTCCCCAGGGTCCTCGGACAACCAGTCCTCCAgtccccagccagcacagcagaagctgaagcagcaaaagaagaaagcatcGTTAACATCAAAG ATCCCTGCGCTCGCGGTGGAGATGCCTGGCTCGGCGGATATCTCAGGGCTAAACCTGCAGTTCGGGGCGTTACAGTTTGGTTCGGAGCCTGTTCTCGCCGAGTACGAATCGACGCCCACAACGAGCGCTGCCGTTAGCCAACCTCAAAGCAGCCTGTACACCAGCACGGCTAG TGAATCCTCATCCACAATTTCGTCCAATCAAAGCCAGGAGTCTGGTTACCAGAGCGGCACAATACAGACAGCAACGTTTACCTCCCAGAACAGCGCTCAGGGACCACTGTACGAACAGAGATCCACCCAGACGAGGCGATACCCAAACTCAATCTCGTCCTCGCCCCAGAAAGATCTGACCCAGGCGAAG aaTGGTTTCAGTTCTGTACAACCCACGCCATTACAAACCGCGCAGGCTGTTGAAG GTGCTACAGGCCCCGCAGTGAAATCAGattccccctctgctcccagtaTCGCGCCTCTCAACGACGGGGTGTCTGCATCGTCCTTGCTGACGACAGCCAGCCAACACTCGacagctctgagcagcctgagcCACAGCGAGGAACTCCCCAGTACAACCACCGCCCAGCTCAGCAG TACGTTACCCACCCAGCAGAACAGTCTGTCCTCATCCACATCCTCTGGGCGAACGTCAACTTCAACTCTTCTG CACACAAGCGTGGAGAGTGAAGCCAGCCTCCATTCTTCTGCTAGCACTttctccacctcctccagcacagTGTCAGCCGCCCCGCCAGTTGTCAGCGTTTCATCCAGTCTCAGCAGTGTCAGCAGCCTGGGCCTCAGCCTCAGCAGTAATTCCACGGTGACGGCCTCGACTCGCAGCTCCGTTGCGACAACATCAG GAAAAGCCCCTCCCAATCTCCCTCCTGGAGTCCCACCGTTGTTGCCTAATCCGTACATCATGGCTCCAGGGTTGCTACATGCGTATCCG ccaCAGGTGTATGGATATGATGACTTGCAAATGCTCCAGACGAGATTCCCGTTG GATTACTACAGCATCCCATTCCCTACGCCCACCACCCCACTGACTGGAAGAGATGGCAGCCTGAGCAGCAATCCATACTCTG GTGACTTAACAAAATTCGGCCGAGGCGAtgcctcttcccctgctcctgcaaCAACTTTGGCCCAGCCTCAGCAGAGCCAGACCCAGACTCACCACACCACGCAGCAGACGTTCCTGAACCCGGCGCTGCCTCCTGGCTACAGTTACACCAGTCTGCCCTACTACACAGGGGTAccagggctccccagcacctTCCAGTATGGGCCCGCCGTGTTCCCT GTTGCTCCTACCTCTTCCAAGCAGCATGGTGTGAATGTCAGCGTCAACGCATCAGCCACCCCTTTTCAGCAGCCCAGCGGCTACGGCTCTCACGGATACAGCACTG gtGTATCCGTGACATCCAGTAATACAGGAGTGCCGGACATCTCGGGCTCTGTCTACTCCAAAACTCAG CAATCCTTCGAGAAGCAGGGATTTCACACTGGAACCCCGGCAGCCTCCTTCAACCTGCCttcagcgctgggcagcggcggccccATCAACCCTGCGACGGCGGCGGCgtacccccccacccctttcaTGCACATCCTGACCCCGCATCAGCAGCCCCACTCGCAGatcctccaccaccacctgcagcaGGACGGGCAG AGCGGCTCCGGGCAGCGCAGCCAAGGCAGCTCCATCCCCCAGAAATCCCAGGCCAACAAGTCTGCCTACAACAGCTACAGCTGGGGCGCCAACTGA
- the UBAP2L gene encoding ubiquitin-associated protein 2-like isoform X5, translating to MMTSVGTNRARGNWEQTQTQSQTQHKQRPQATAEQIRLAQMISDHNDADFEEKVKQLIDITGKNQDECVIALHDCNGDVNRAINVLLEGNPDTHSWEMVGKKKGVSGQKESGQTEPSEESKENRERDRDFSRRRGGPPRRGRGASRGREFRGQENGLDGGKSGGSSGRGTERGRRGRGRGRGGSGRRGGRFSAQGMGTFNPADYAEPAGADENYGNSNNNTWNNTGSFEPDDGTRLDFIGGEGSNYPRKFDTAPGAWRAATEEWGTEDWNEDLSETKIFTASNVSSVPLPAENVTITAGQRIDLAVLLGKTPSSMENESTNLESSQAPSLAQPLVFSNSKQSAISQPASGNSFSHHSMVSMLGKGFGDVGEAKGSSTTGSQFLEQFKTAQALAQLAAQHTQPGGSTTASSWDMGSTTQTSSLVQYDLKNPTDSSVHSPFTKRQAFTSTSTMIEVFMQEKQPVVTASTTMPAPPSSPLPSKTNPVPQMSPGSSDNQSSSPQPAQQKLKQQKKKASLTSKIPALAVEMPGSADISGLNLQFGALQFGSEPVLAEYESTPTTSAAVSQPQSSLYTSTASESSSTISSNQSQESGYQSGTIQTATFTSQNSAQGPLYEQRSTQTRRYPNSISSSPQKDLTQAKNGFSSVQPTPLQTAQAVEGATGPAVKSDSPSAPSIAPLNDGVSASSLLTTASQHSTALSSLSHSEELPSTTTAQLSSTLPTQQNSLSSSTSSGRTSTSTLLHTSVESEASLHSSASTFSTSSSTVSAAPPVVSVSSSLSSVSSLGLSLSSNSTVTASTRSSVATTSGKAPPNLPPGVPPLLPNPYIMAPGLLHAYPPQVYGYDDLQMLQTRFPLDYYSIPFPTPTTPLTGRDGSLSSNPYSGDLTKFGRGDASSPAPATTLAQPQQSQTQTHHTTQQTFLNPALPPGYSYTSLPYYTGVPGLPSTFQYGPAVFPVAPTSSKQHGVNVSVNASATPFQQPSGYGSHGYSTGVSVTSSNTGVPDISGSVYSKTQQSFEKQGFHTGTPAASFNLPSALGSGGPINPATAAAYPPTPFMHILTPHQQPHSQILHHHLQQDGQLPYLQMILCCQRQQEDQSGSGQRSQGSSIPQKSQANKSAYNSYSWGAN from the exons ATGATGACATCGGTGGGCACTAACCGAGCCCGGGGGAACTGGGagcagacacagacacagagccAGACACAGCACAAGCAGCGGCCGCAG GCCACTGCGGAACAGATTCGACTTGCACAGATGATTTCGGACCACAACGACGCTGACTTTGAGGAGAAGGTGAAACAA CTGATCGACATCACAGGCAAGAACCAGGATGAGTGTGTGATTGCTCTGCACGACTGCAATGGGGATGTTAACAGAGCCATCAACGTGCTGCTGGAGGGCAATCCGGACACG CATTCCTGGGAAATGGTCGGGAAGAAGAAGGGTGTCTCAGGACAGAAGGAGAGTGGACAGACAGAACCcagtgaagaaagcaaagaaaaccgGGAGAGGGATCGGGATTTCAGCAGACGACGTGGCGGGCCACCGAGGCGGGGGCGAGGTGCCAGCCGTGGAAGAGAGT ttCGGGGCCAGGAGAATGGACTAGACGGTGGTAAGAGCGGAGGATCCTCTGGAAGAGGCACAGAAAGAGGGAGGCGGGGACGTGGCCGAGGCCGAG GTGGCTCTGGAAGGCGAGGGGGAAGATTTTCTGCCCAGGGCATGGG AACTTTCAACCCCGCTGACTACGCTGAGCCGGCCGGCGCAGATGAGAACTATGGGAATAGCAACAACAACACATGGAACAACACTGGCAGCTTTGAGCCGGATGATGGCACAA gacTTGATTTCATTGGGGGTGAGGGGTCAAATTATCCCCGAAAATTTGACACTGCTCCTG GTGCGTGGAGGGCAGCGACGGAAGAATGGGGCACGGAGGACTGGAATGAAGAT CTGTCTGAGACAAAGATCTTCACCGCCTCCAATGTGTCTTCAGTGCCTCTGCCTGCCGAGAATGTGACAATCACAGCTGGACAGAG AATTGATCTTGCAGTCCTGCTAGGAAAGACTCCCTCTTCTATGGAGAATGAGTCAACAAACCTGGAGTCGTCCCAGGCTCCTTCCCTGGCCCAGCCACTGGTGTTCAGCAATTCCAAGCAGAGTGCTATATCCCAACCTGCCTCTGGTAACTCCTTCTCTCACCACAGCATG GTGAGCATGCTGGGGAAAGGGTTTGGAGACGTCGGGGAGGCCAAAGGCAGCAGTACCACAGGTTCCCAGTTCCTGGAGCAGTTCAAGACAGCCCAGGCTCTGGCTCAGCTGGCTGCTCAGCACACCCAGCCTGGCGGGAGCACCACTGCTTCGTCTTGGGACATGGGATCCACTACGCAGACCTCGTCTCTTGTGCAGTATG ATCTCAAGAATCCAACAGACTCTTCGGTGCATAGTCCCTTCACCAAGCGTCAAGCCTTCACGTCAACTTCGACCATGATAGAAGTGTTCAtgcaggagaagcagcctgTGGTGACCGCCTCCACAACCATGCCGGCACCCCCTTCCTCGCCGCTGCCCAGCAAAACCAATCCTGTTCCCCAGATGTCCCCAGGGTCCTCGGACAACCAGTCCTCCAgtccccagccagcacagcagaagctgaagcagcaaaagaagaaagcatcGTTAACATCAAAG ATCCCTGCGCTCGCGGTGGAGATGCCTGGCTCGGCGGATATCTCAGGGCTAAACCTGCAGTTCGGGGCGTTACAGTTTGGTTCGGAGCCTGTTCTCGCCGAGTACGAATCGACGCCCACAACGAGCGCTGCCGTTAGCCAACCTCAAAGCAGCCTGTACACCAGCACGGCTAG TGAATCCTCATCCACAATTTCGTCCAATCAAAGCCAGGAGTCTGGTTACCAGAGCGGCACAATACAGACAGCAACGTTTACCTCCCAGAACAGCGCTCAGGGACCACTGTACGAACAGAGATCCACCCAGACGAGGCGATACCCAAACTCAATCTCGTCCTCGCCCCAGAAAGATCTGACCCAGGCGAAG aaTGGTTTCAGTTCTGTACAACCCACGCCATTACAAACCGCGCAGGCTGTTGAAG GTGCTACAGGCCCCGCAGTGAAATCAGattccccctctgctcccagtaTCGCGCCTCTCAACGACGGGGTGTCTGCATCGTCCTTGCTGACGACAGCCAGCCAACACTCGacagctctgagcagcctgagcCACAGCGAGGAACTCCCCAGTACAACCACCGCCCAGCTCAGCAG TACGTTACCCACCCAGCAGAACAGTCTGTCCTCATCCACATCCTCTGGGCGAACGTCAACTTCAACTCTTCTG CACACAAGCGTGGAGAGTGAAGCCAGCCTCCATTCTTCTGCTAGCACTttctccacctcctccagcacagTGTCAGCCGCCCCGCCAGTTGTCAGCGTTTCATCCAGTCTCAGCAGTGTCAGCAGCCTGGGCCTCAGCCTCAGCAGTAATTCCACGGTGACGGCCTCGACTCGCAGCTCCGTTGCGACAACATCAG GAAAAGCCCCTCCCAATCTCCCTCCTGGAGTCCCACCGTTGTTGCCTAATCCGTACATCATGGCTCCAGGGTTGCTACATGCGTATCCG ccaCAGGTGTATGGATATGATGACTTGCAAATGCTCCAGACGAGATTCCCGTTG GATTACTACAGCATCCCATTCCCTACGCCCACCACCCCACTGACTGGAAGAGATGGCAGCCTGAGCAGCAATCCATACTCTG GTGACTTAACAAAATTCGGCCGAGGCGAtgcctcttcccctgctcctgcaaCAACTTTGGCCCAGCCTCAGCAGAGCCAGACCCAGACTCACCACACCACGCAGCAGACGTTCCTGAACCCGGCGCTGCCTCCTGGCTACAGTTACACCAGTCTGCCCTACTACACAGGGGTAccagggctccccagcacctTCCAGTATGGGCCCGCCGTGTTCCCT GTTGCTCCTACCTCTTCCAAGCAGCATGGTGTGAATGTCAGCGTCAACGCATCAGCCACCCCTTTTCAGCAGCCCAGCGGCTACGGCTCTCACGGATACAGCACTG gtGTATCCGTGACATCCAGTAATACAGGAGTGCCGGACATCTCGGGCTCTGTCTACTCCAAAACTCAG CAATCCTTCGAGAAGCAGGGATTTCACACTGGAACCCCGGCAGCCTCCTTCAACCTGCCttcagcgctgggcagcggcggccccATCAACCCTGCGACGGCGGCGGCgtacccccccacccctttcaTGCACATCCTGACCCCGCATCAGCAGCCCCACTCGCAGatcctccaccaccacctgcagcaGGACGGGCAG CTTCCATATTTGCAGATGATACTGTGCTGCCAACGCCAGCAGGAAGACCAG AGCGGCTCCGGGCAGCGCAGCCAAGGCAGCTCCATCCCCCAGAAATCCCAGGCCAACAAGTCTGCCTACAACAGCTACAGCTGGGGCGCCAACTGA
- the UBAP2L gene encoding ubiquitin-associated protein 2-like isoform X4 — protein sequence MMTSVGTNRARGNWEQTQTQSQTQHKQRPQATAEQIRLAQMISDHNDADFEEKVKQLIDITGKNQDECVIALHDCNGDVNRAINVLLEGNPDTHSWEMVGKKKGVSGQKESGQTEPSEESKENRERDRDFSRRRGGPPRRGRGASRGREFRGQENGLDGGKSGGSSGRGTERGRRGRGRGRGGSGRRGGRFSAQGMGTFNPADYAEPAGADENYGNSNNNTWNNTGSFEPDDGTRLDFIGGEGSNYPRKFDTAPGTIHPGAWRAATEEWGTEDWNEDLSETKIFTASNVSSVPLPAENVTITAGQRIDLAVLLGKTPSSMENESTNLESSQAPSLAQPLVFSNSKQSAISQPASGNSFSHHSMVSMLGKGFGDVGEAKGSSTTGSQFLEQFKTAQALAQLAAQHTQPGGSTTASSWDMGSTTQTSSLVQYDLKNPTDSSVHSPFTKRQAFTSTSTMIEVFMQEKQPVVTASTTMPAPPSSPLPSKTNPVPQMSPGSSDNQSSSPQPAQQKLKQQKKKASLTSKIPALAVEMPGSADISGLNLQFGALQFGSEPVLAEYESTPTTSAAVSQPQSSLYTSTASESSSTISSNQSQESGYQSGTIQTATFTSQNSAQGPLYEQRSTQTRRYPNSISSSPQKDLTQAKNGFSSVQPTPLQTAQAVEGATGPAVKSDSPSAPSIAPLNDGVSASSLLTTASQHSTALSSLSHSEELPSTTTAQLSSTLPTQQNSLSSSTSSGRTSTSTLLHTSVESEASLHSSASTFSTSSSTVSAAPPVVSVSSSLSSVSSLGLSLSSNSTVTASTRSSVATTSGKAPPNLPPGVPPLLPNPYIMAPGLLHAYPPQVYGYDDLQMLQTRFPLDYYSIPFPTPTTPLTGRDGSLSSNPYSGDLTKFGRGDASSPAPATTLAQPQQSQTQTHHTTQQTFLNPALPPGYSYTSLPYYTGVPGLPSTFQYGPAVFPVAPTSSKQHGVNVSVNASATPFQQPSGYGSHGYSTGVSVTSSNTGVPDISGSVYSKTQQSFEKQGFHTGTPAASFNLPSALGSGGPINPATAAAYPPTPFMHILTPHQQPHSQILHHHLQQDGQLPYLQMILCCQRQQEDQSGSGQRSQGSSIPQKSQANKSAYNSYSWGAN from the exons ATGATGACATCGGTGGGCACTAACCGAGCCCGGGGGAACTGGGagcagacacagacacagagccAGACACAGCACAAGCAGCGGCCGCAG GCCACTGCGGAACAGATTCGACTTGCACAGATGATTTCGGACCACAACGACGCTGACTTTGAGGAGAAGGTGAAACAA CTGATCGACATCACAGGCAAGAACCAGGATGAGTGTGTGATTGCTCTGCACGACTGCAATGGGGATGTTAACAGAGCCATCAACGTGCTGCTGGAGGGCAATCCGGACACG CATTCCTGGGAAATGGTCGGGAAGAAGAAGGGTGTCTCAGGACAGAAGGAGAGTGGACAGACAGAACCcagtgaagaaagcaaagaaaaccgGGAGAGGGATCGGGATTTCAGCAGACGACGTGGCGGGCCACCGAGGCGGGGGCGAGGTGCCAGCCGTGGAAGAGAGT ttCGGGGCCAGGAGAATGGACTAGACGGTGGTAAGAGCGGAGGATCCTCTGGAAGAGGCACAGAAAGAGGGAGGCGGGGACGTGGCCGAGGCCGAG GTGGCTCTGGAAGGCGAGGGGGAAGATTTTCTGCCCAGGGCATGGG AACTTTCAACCCCGCTGACTACGCTGAGCCGGCCGGCGCAGATGAGAACTATGGGAATAGCAACAACAACACATGGAACAACACTGGCAGCTTTGAGCCGGATGATGGCACAA gacTTGATTTCATTGGGGGTGAGGGGTCAAATTATCCCCGAAAATTTGACACTGCTCCTGGTACGATTCATCCAG GTGCGTGGAGGGCAGCGACGGAAGAATGGGGCACGGAGGACTGGAATGAAGAT CTGTCTGAGACAAAGATCTTCACCGCCTCCAATGTGTCTTCAGTGCCTCTGCCTGCCGAGAATGTGACAATCACAGCTGGACAGAG AATTGATCTTGCAGTCCTGCTAGGAAAGACTCCCTCTTCTATGGAGAATGAGTCAACAAACCTGGAGTCGTCCCAGGCTCCTTCCCTGGCCCAGCCACTGGTGTTCAGCAATTCCAAGCAGAGTGCTATATCCCAACCTGCCTCTGGTAACTCCTTCTCTCACCACAGCATG GTGAGCATGCTGGGGAAAGGGTTTGGAGACGTCGGGGAGGCCAAAGGCAGCAGTACCACAGGTTCCCAGTTCCTGGAGCAGTTCAAGACAGCCCAGGCTCTGGCTCAGCTGGCTGCTCAGCACACCCAGCCTGGCGGGAGCACCACTGCTTCGTCTTGGGACATGGGATCCACTACGCAGACCTCGTCTCTTGTGCAGTATG ATCTCAAGAATCCAACAGACTCTTCGGTGCATAGTCCCTTCACCAAGCGTCAAGCCTTCACGTCAACTTCGACCATGATAGAAGTGTTCAtgcaggagaagcagcctgTGGTGACCGCCTCCACAACCATGCCGGCACCCCCTTCCTCGCCGCTGCCCAGCAAAACCAATCCTGTTCCCCAGATGTCCCCAGGGTCCTCGGACAACCAGTCCTCCAgtccccagccagcacagcagaagctgaagcagcaaaagaagaaagcatcGTTAACATCAAAG ATCCCTGCGCTCGCGGTGGAGATGCCTGGCTCGGCGGATATCTCAGGGCTAAACCTGCAGTTCGGGGCGTTACAGTTTGGTTCGGAGCCTGTTCTCGCCGAGTACGAATCGACGCCCACAACGAGCGCTGCCGTTAGCCAACCTCAAAGCAGCCTGTACACCAGCACGGCTAG TGAATCCTCATCCACAATTTCGTCCAATCAAAGCCAGGAGTCTGGTTACCAGAGCGGCACAATACAGACAGCAACGTTTACCTCCCAGAACAGCGCTCAGGGACCACTGTACGAACAGAGATCCACCCAGACGAGGCGATACCCAAACTCAATCTCGTCCTCGCCCCAGAAAGATCTGACCCAGGCGAAG aaTGGTTTCAGTTCTGTACAACCCACGCCATTACAAACCGCGCAGGCTGTTGAAG GTGCTACAGGCCCCGCAGTGAAATCAGattccccctctgctcccagtaTCGCGCCTCTCAACGACGGGGTGTCTGCATCGTCCTTGCTGACGACAGCCAGCCAACACTCGacagctctgagcagcctgagcCACAGCGAGGAACTCCCCAGTACAACCACCGCCCAGCTCAGCAG TACGTTACCCACCCAGCAGAACAGTCTGTCCTCATCCACATCCTCTGGGCGAACGTCAACTTCAACTCTTCTG CACACAAGCGTGGAGAGTGAAGCCAGCCTCCATTCTTCTGCTAGCACTttctccacctcctccagcacagTGTCAGCCGCCCCGCCAGTTGTCAGCGTTTCATCCAGTCTCAGCAGTGTCAGCAGCCTGGGCCTCAGCCTCAGCAGTAATTCCACGGTGACGGCCTCGACTCGCAGCTCCGTTGCGACAACATCAG GAAAAGCCCCTCCCAATCTCCCTCCTGGAGTCCCACCGTTGTTGCCTAATCCGTACATCATGGCTCCAGGGTTGCTACATGCGTATCCG ccaCAGGTGTATGGATATGATGACTTGCAAATGCTCCAGACGAGATTCCCGTTG GATTACTACAGCATCCCATTCCCTACGCCCACCACCCCACTGACTGGAAGAGATGGCAGCCTGAGCAGCAATCCATACTCTG GTGACTTAACAAAATTCGGCCGAGGCGAtgcctcttcccctgctcctgcaaCAACTTTGGCCCAGCCTCAGCAGAGCCAGACCCAGACTCACCACACCACGCAGCAGACGTTCCTGAACCCGGCGCTGCCTCCTGGCTACAGTTACACCAGTCTGCCCTACTACACAGGGGTAccagggctccccagcacctTCCAGTATGGGCCCGCCGTGTTCCCT GTTGCTCCTACCTCTTCCAAGCAGCATGGTGTGAATGTCAGCGTCAACGCATCAGCCACCCCTTTTCAGCAGCCCAGCGGCTACGGCTCTCACGGATACAGCACTG gtGTATCCGTGACATCCAGTAATACAGGAGTGCCGGACATCTCGGGCTCTGTCTACTCCAAAACTCAG CAATCCTTCGAGAAGCAGGGATTTCACACTGGAACCCCGGCAGCCTCCTTCAACCTGCCttcagcgctgggcagcggcggccccATCAACCCTGCGACGGCGGCGGCgtacccccccacccctttcaTGCACATCCTGACCCCGCATCAGCAGCCCCACTCGCAGatcctccaccaccacctgcagcaGGACGGGCAG CTTCCATATTTGCAGATGATACTGTGCTGCCAACGCCAGCAGGAAGACCAG AGCGGCTCCGGGCAGCGCAGCCAAGGCAGCTCCATCCCCCAGAAATCCCAGGCCAACAAGTCTGCCTACAACAGCTACAGCTGGGGCGCCAACTGA